A genomic segment from Nicotiana sylvestris chromosome 1, ASM39365v2, whole genome shotgun sequence encodes:
- the LOC138868787 gene encoding uncharacterized protein, producing the protein MTSAMLGVPQIEWRGSTDFVPRRVISFLKAQRMVGKGCLSYLAIVRSVSVETPTIDLVLVVRDFSDVFLADLSGIPLEKDINYGINLVSGTQPISIPPNRMALAKLKEQHQQLIDKGFIRPSLSPWSAPVLFVKKKDGTMRMYKMAANLNNAPLGDLPPWEEVDNNVDDEGFVDSYWGSKQTNVSEDTLRLRLFPFSLKGNALDWLERLPNHSITTWDELVDKFIAKFFSPGHIATLRDEILAFKQEPTKPLHEIWEHYRTMCIVNQLAGGNFIKLSYDETCDNLDDMADTSSALKSRANVP; encoded by the exons ATGACGTCGGCTATGctaggtgtgccacagattgagtggcgaggttcgactgattttgttccccgtagggtgatttcgtttttgaaggcccaacggatggttggaaAGGGTTGCCTTTCTTATTTGGCCATCGTGAGGAGTgttagtgtagagactcctactattgatttaGTCCtagtggtgagggacttttcagatgtgtttcttgcagacctgtcgggcataccACTAGAAAAGGATATTAACTATGGTAttaatttggtgtcgggcactcaacccatttctattccaccaaatcgtatggcactagcgaaGTTGAAGGAGCAGCATCAGCAACTCatagataaggggtttattcggcctagtttGTCACCTTGgagtgcgcctgttctatttgtgaagaagaaggatggcacgatgagaat gtacaaaatggcagcaaacttaaacaacgcacctcttggagatcttccgccgtGGGAGGAGGTAGATAacaatgttgatgatgag ggtttcgtggatagctattgggggagcaagcaaacaaatgtgtccgaggatacacttcggttgagactcttccctttctcacttaaAGGGAatgcattggattggcttgagcgacttcccaaccattccatcactacttgggatgagttggtggatAAGTTCATTGCGAAGTTTTTCTCACCTGGGCACATTGcaacattgagagatgagatcttagccttcaagcaggagcccaccaaaccattacatgagatttgggagcattatagaacaatg tgcatagtgaaccaacttgctgggggtaaCTTCATAAAGCTGTCATATGATGAGACTTGTGACAATCTTGACGATATGGCTGACACATCCTCTGCTTtgaaaagtagagccaatgtgccatag